The genome window CTGAAACCAAGGCCAAGAAAGTGTATGTCTGTAATCTCGTGACCAAGCCGACGCAGACCGACGGCTTTACGGTGGCGGACTTTGTCGATGAAATTGAGCGGTTTGCTGGGGTGAGCATGGATTATGTACTGTATAACAATTATCGTCCGCCACAGGCACTGCTTGACAAATACGCGCACAATGGTGAATATTTGGTGGAATGGGACGAGGCGGAGCTGAAGAAAAAGCATTATTATGCTTCGGGCAAGCACCTGATCGCTAACGGCGTTCGCCAGCACAATAAAAAGGCCGATCCGCTGGCGGCGCTGCGTAGTCTGATCCGTCACGACAGTGATAGAATTGCGCGAGAACTCATGAGGATTTACTTTTCATGAGTTTGAATCTGTTTCTTGATCTTGATCGCACCTTGTTTCGGACGAGCGAATTGGATGCGGCAGAGTGGGGGCTGCTTGGGCGGCAGTTTGGCATTGATAGCGAGGTAGAGCTGGCGCGGCGAACGGACTTTCATGTGCGCACTGAGAAAGCGTACTATTATGATTTTGCGGCGCACGTACGGGCGGCGGGACTCGGAGAGGAGGCGGTATTCGCATTCCTGCTTCAGTCGACGCTGGCTGATGGGCGAATGGAATACGACGGAGTGGCTGAGGTGGTAGCCTGGGCCAGGCAGCGTGGAACGGTGCATGTCTTGACCTATGGGCCGGCGAATTACCAGCGATTCAAGGCGGCGCTGTGTCCATCGCTTGAAGGGACAGAAATTATCACTACATTACAGCCGAAAGGTGATTATTTCCGCGAGCAGTGTCCGACTGGCGAGGTATGGATGGTTGATGATAAGCCAATCGGCGGTGATCTGCCTGATAATGTGCGGTTTATTCAAACGGCAGAATATAACGGCATTGCGGTGCCAGAGCATCCAGCGTGGCCAGTGGCGACAGCGTTAGGCCAGATTCCTGAGATAGTAGATAGGTATGAACTTTCCAATTGATCAACTACCCAAAGTGCTTGATACGCCGAGCTTTGTGTATTCGAGGCGGATGCTAGAAGAGCGGGCCCGGCAGGCGCTGGCGTGCCGAGTGCCGTTTGGCCTGACGGTGCGTTATGCTGCCAAGGCAAATTCGCATCCCGAAATTATACGACTGTTTGATGAGTTGGGGCTGCAGTTTGACGCTAGCTCAAGCTACGAGGCGGCGCTATTACTCAAGCAAGGGGTGAGCGGCTCAACGATCAGCCTCTCTAGCCAGCAGCCAGCGCACAACCTTGATGAGTTACTCCAGGCTGGTGTGCGTTACGTGGCGACGTCGCTTCGTCAATTAGAGCTGGTTGCCTCGAGTCCATACCGCCCAAATACGGTCGGCCTGCGGCTCAATCCTGGCATGGGTTCGGGGCATAATAATCGGACGATGACCGGTGGGGTTAATTCCAGTTTTGGGCTGTGGCACGCCTATACCGAGCAGGCGCTGGAGTTAGCGAGGCGTCATGACATAATGATTGATCGGCTGCATATTCACATCGGCTCGGGTGCTGATCCGCGGTTGTGGGGCGAGGCAATGGACGCAGCCCTAGCGCTCGTCAGGCGACTACCGGAAGTGACTACTCTGGATATTGGCGGTGGCTTTAAGGTGCATCGGTTCGGTGACGAGCAAGAGGCGGACCTGACGGCAATTTGCGAGGTGTTTTCTCAGAAATTAGCTCAGTTCGCTGAGGAAACTGGGCGGCGATTACACCTAGAAATTGAGCCAGGAACGTGGTTGGTGGCGCACGCTGGCGTGCTGGTAGCAGAGGTGGTAGACATCGTTGATACCGGTGCGGATGGTCATACATTTTTGCGCCTTGATACCGGCATGAATGACATCACACGGCCAGGGATGTATGGTGCGCAGCACGAGATGATGATACTGCCGGGTCGCGAGGAGCAGCGGGAGTACATCGTGGTGGGGCACTGCTGTGAGACGGGCGATATCTTAACACCAGCGCCAAGCAACCCAGAGAACCTCGCATCGCGGCGGCTGGCGCGGGCGGAGATCGGCGATAAGCTGGTGATCTTTGACGCCGGGGCGTATTGCCAGAGTATGTCGCTGAAACAGTACAATGCTTATCCTGACGCCGGCACCTATTTTATTGACTAAATTTAATTCATCTGTTATAATAGCCCAGTTTGATAACGAACTGAATTATGAGTGAATTATGTTCTTCGCGCAGTGAGCAGTTAGAGCTGAGCGCGCCACAAAAAATCGAAGAAATAATTGACCTTGAGCGTCCGTCTCTCGAGTTTCCTTTTCAGTTGACACTCGAGGGGTATTTTCAAGGTGAAGGTGTGAATGAACGAAAGGATCTGGTGGAGCATGCTGAGCGAACGATGAAACTGGTGGAGGAGTTTGCCGGTTTGAAACTACCGCCTGAGGCAATTCATGCCGTGCTGCTGCATGACGTGGCTGACCGCTTTCATAACAGAGACAGTCAGAAGTGTACACCGGAGCGTCGACAGGCTGCTGGCTTGGCTCTGGCCGATGTATTTACGAATCCTGAGATTGAGATAACAGATTCGCAGGGTTTATATATAGCGTCACTACTAGTGGACTTTATTCTAGTAGAAGAGGCTTCTGGCCAGCACCGACTGGATGTGGCTAATGCTATTCCTGAAAGCATCAGAGAGATTATCACGGATCGTTACGAAGGTGCGGTACCAGCCGAAGCATGGCGGCAGATCGAGCCATTTGTTGATGTGGAGCAGATGGCTGCGTTCCTAGATAACACCAATATCGAGGCGGTGATCATCAAGGCCTGCGAGTTACTTGATAATATGCGCTATCCGTCATCGTCGCGTGAGTCTGCTAAATTACAGGATGTTTTGGAGGCGGAATCATTCTATGCACCGCTATGTGAAGTGATGGGATTTGACGGGCTAGCGGCAAGCCTGCGTTCACAGGCGCATATCATTCGGCTGAAAGGACAGGGTAAGCATGAGCTGGTTAAGGATATCCGTGAGCAGTATGAGACAATTCGCCGAGCCGGTGTGCGTAATCTGGTAAGTGCAATTTTCGATGCTCAAATCATCACCGAAGCGGCGGTCGGTCCGCGTAGTGAAGAATCATGCCCGAACCGGTCGGTTCACATCGGGGATTTTGTGGCGCAAAATGGTAAATTGGTCTATGGAAAATATCGCTTGAAAACCGTGGGGTCATGGGCAGCCAAGGTGCATGAAGCTCGTCAGAATGGCAAACCGGAGTACACGCCGATGGACGTGCTCGGCCTGACCGTTATATCAAAGAATGTGAAAGCTCAGGCGCATGATTTTGTGAAGTTTTTGGAGCGGATTGATACAACTCCGGTGCTTGATTTGAAAAAGGCCGCCAGTAAATCCAGTGCTATTTGTGTTCACGGTACGGTGGATTATGTTACTACCGTGCGCCAGGAGATGGAGCAACGCGGGTTTGATATAGGGCGCTGCGAGTTTATGGTCCAGGATGATGAAAGTGTAAAGCAGCGCGGTCAGAAATATCAGGTCTCTAAAGTGACTTTCCTGATGGATTATCCAGGATTAGACAAGGGCGTGCCGGTCGAAGTGCAATTTGTCACCGAGGACGAACGGCGGCGATCGCGGACGGGGGAGGTGGCGCACATAATTTATAAATATATTCGTCAATTGGAGCAGCAGGGATCCGTTCCTGATAAAGATAAACATTCCATTGCTCAAACGATGTCTCAGCTGCTTAGGCAGATCCATCAGCGGCGCGACTATGCCAGCCATGATCTCATGGTAAACGAGCGCTCAACCCCGGCGCGTGATGCATTTTTAGAGGATTTGTGGCATTTCCTGCAGCATGAACTCGCCTAGGCCCGGCAAACTATGTATAATCAGAATATGACGATTTACTACACTGACGGTTCGGCTAGCCCCAACCCTGGTCCGGGTGGCTTCGCAGTCATCCGTGATCTTGAGCCGTGGATCTTAGGTTCAGAGGACGGCGAGACGACCAATATTCGCATGGAAGGCAAGGCGCTGATTGCGGCGCTTCAGGACGCGGACGGTGTGCCGTGTGTGATTTATACTGATAGCGAGTTTTGGATCAATGTGGTGACCAAGTGGGCGCCGGGTTGGGAAAAGCGCGGCTGGACAAAGAAGGGTGGCGAGATTAAGAACTTGGATATCGTACAGGAATTATACGAGTTATATGTGCAGTCGCAGGCGGAACTCCGCTGGGTGCGTGGTCATGAGGGCGACGAAGGGAATGAGCTGGCGGATGAGTGGGCCAATCGGGCGCGGCTAGGCGAGCGGCTATAATTGACAATAATATAAAAATATGGTAATATCAACACATGTTCTACAAAGATAAAATGCCGCAGCATGTTCAATTTGATTTAACAACTTTCTTTGAGTTCCCCGAGCTGCCCTCAATGGCGAGGATTGGTGTGATAACTGCAATGAAGTGTGAGGATGATATTTTGTGTGTCAGGGGGGGGCGTGAGCGATGGCGGCCTTCACGATACATTAGCAGCTAAAGTCGGTCCGACTAAAAGCAAATTTATGCAGTTACCGTCTGAAATGTATTCAGAGAAGGGTACAGTATCGGGGTGGAATGCACCGGAAGTAAGGGACGGATTTGGCTTGGTTATTGGTCAGATTGATGGAACTGAGCGATTAGAGTCAACTTTTGGGCGCCAAGAGACAGACCGGTGCTTGGAAATGGCCGCGTTAGCGCTCGGCATTCTATTGACAGAGAGTCCGGAAAAATTGGAGCGTTTTAATAATCCACACGAATTAGTGTTTGGATCTAAGTTACTAGCGCAGGCGCGACGTAAAATTGGTAACCGAATTTTTGGATAAGCATCAATCTAGCTACTTGGGTCAAAAATTGCTATAATTACCCTCATGGAAGAAGTGAGGGAAACGACTGATATTTTTTTGTGGGCGAATCAAACTGATGCGAAAAAGAATGACTTACAGATTGAGCTGTTTTTGTTTAATAAAAATTACACGCCGTATTTTATGCCCCTGAAGGGCGATGTCGAGCAGCAGCTCCGGCCACTATTTTTGTTTGATTATATCAATCAGGTTAATTTGGGCGCTGGCACTGGCCTTAGCGTGCGGGATTATGAACTGAGTGAAGCGGAAGACAATGTGCTACTGCGCACAGACCTCGACAAGGTTGGCCGGGCGGAAACCTTGATTCATTTGATTGAGCATGAGCGCGGCGACATTGTGGAGTTTTCGGAAACTGAGCATGAGTTTAAGCGAATGAAAGGCGTGATAGCGCGGTTTACTGATCCGAATGATCCAGAAAAAATCTTTTATACGGTTAAGTTAATTCAGCAGGGGCAGACGCTCAAAAGCGCGCTGGCGTGGGAGTTTTCTGACGGCAAGTTTGGTGCGTTTAAGGCGGAAGTTGGCTTTAAGGTGCCAGATGATAACCAGGTGCTGATCATCGGTCAGGATATATTCGCCTTTAATCCTTCGAAGTTTGAGCGGATGTTTGGCTATGAGTATAAGAAGCAGGTGATTGCCGATAAGAAGGTAGCGGAAATTGAAAAGCAATATAAGTTGAGTTTTCCAGAAGGCTTGGATCTAAATGCGCTGGTCAAGGAACGCAAAAAGACCATCAATAAACTGCAGAAATTGGAGATCGGCGAGGTCAAGCAGGAGCAGGTGCTGGACTATGCTGACGAGATGCAGCTGGAGCTGATGAGTGATGATAATGGCGCGATTATCATTATGGATGGCAATGACCTCGACATGTTTGTGAACTTGATTAATGAGGATTATATCGAGAGTAAAATTACCGGCAAGCGCTACGAAATTAAATCGAAAAAACTGTTGGGTGAGCCAGAAGGCGAACCGCCGCGAGGTTAAGTATGGATCAAGAATTGGCGCTGGCGATTTTGATGAGCGGTCGGTCGGCGCTACTAACGGGTGCGGCTGGGACGGGCAAAACGCACCTGTTGAACACGTTTATTGCACAGGCGCGTGACCAGGGTAAAAAGGTGTCGGTAACAGCGACGACGGGGCTGGCGGCGACGCATTTGGGCGGCAATACCATTCACAGTTGGAGCGGCACTGGCGTCAGTGATCAGCTCGCGAACAACTTTTTTGATCGGCTGTCAAAAACACGGCGTGAGGTGATCACCAAGACTGATGTGTTGATTATTGACGAGATTTCCATGCTGCATGATTTTCGGTTGGACATGGTTGACCGGGTGCTGCGTGGTGTCAGGGAAAATGACCAGCCATTTGGCGGTGTGCAGCTGGTGATGAGTGGTGATTTTTTCCAATTACCGCCGATCAACCGTCCGGGCGAGCAGGGCGGCGGCTTCGTGGTGTATTCGGAGGCATGGCAGGAATTGCAGCCGGCGGTGTTGTATCTGGAACGGCAATACCGGCAGAATGACGAGCAGCTCCTCAAGATTTTGACGGCGCTGAGACATGACGATATTAGGCGGCATCATGCCGAGACGCTGCTGGCGCGAACGGAAGTTCAGCCGCCTGATGGTGATATCACCGAACTACACACCGTCAATGTTGATGTCGATGCCATTAACAGCCAGAAGTTGGCAGAGCTGGTGGGCGAGGAGCGGACGTATCAGCAGACGACGACTGGCTCGAAGGTATACGTCGAGAGCTTGCAACGGTCGGTGTTGGCGCCGAGTGAACTCGTGTTGAAACCGGGTGCGTTGGTGATGGCCGTGAAAAATTCGCCGCAGAAATTGTACGCCAATGGTAGCATCGGCACGGTGGTGGATTTTGAGCCGCTGACGGACTATCCGATAGTGGAGTTTCGTAGTGGACAGCAGGTAACCATGGTACCGGATGTGTGGGAGCTGCGTGACGGTGAGCGTAAGCGGGCGAGTATTTCCCAGGTGCCACTGCGCCTGGCGTGGGCTGTCACGGTGCATAAAAGTCAGGGTATGACCTTGGATGCGGCTCGGATTGACCTGAGAAAGGCGTTTGTTGAAGGTATGGGTTATGTAGCTCTCAGCCGGGTGCGTGATCTCGATAATCTGTATCTTTACGGTATTAACCGCAAGGCACTGGAAGTCTCGCCGGATGCGTTGGCGATTGACGAGGTATTGCAGCGAGCAAGTGATGAAGCGGCCAAGCACTATCGTCCGATGTTGGAGGACATGAAGCGAAAGCAGTCAGTGCCGAAAAAATCTGGCAAAAAGCCTCAGTCCGCTAGCTGGCAGCAAAAGATTGCCAAAATGCGCGAGACACATCCGAAAGCGTACATGCCGTGGGAAAAAGCCGACGACGACATCCTCAAACAGGAATTTTTACAAGGCGCGACCATCCAGCAGCTTAGCCAAAAACTTGGTCGCCACGAAGGCTCAATTCGCATGCGGCTGCAGAAACATTTTGGGGAGGATGTGGTGCAGTAGCCCCAGGCTGGCAGATGAGCTGATAACTTGGTATAATATACATTGATGACAACGAAGCAATCTGAACGCATCGTGTTTCCAAAGAAGTTTTTATGGGGTGTAGCGACGTCGGCGCATCAGGTCGAGGGTGGCCTGGTGAATCAGTGGACGACGTGGGAGCTCGAACATGCCAAGCGGCTGTCCGTGCAAGCACCGCATCAATTTGGTGATCTTGACAGCTGGCCGCGCATCAAAAAAGAGGCGACCAGGCCTGACAACTACGTATCGGGGCGGGGTGTCGATCATTACCATCGCTACGAGGAAGATTTCGCGATTCTCAAGAGTCTCAACATGAATGCCTTTCGGTTCTGTATCGAATGGGCACGAATTGAGCCGCAAGAGGGCGCGTGGGACGCGGCGGCGATTGCCCACTATCGGACGTATCTACGGACGCTGAAAAAGATGGGTATTACACCGGTGGTGACGCTGTTTCACTTTACGCTGCCGGAGTGGTTTATGGCCAAAGGCGGTTTTGAAAAGCGGCGCAACATCAAATATTTCGTGTATTATGTCGAAAAAGTTTTGAGCGAGCTGGGGCGCGATATCGAGTGGATCGTGACGATTAACGAGCCGACCGTGTACGCTGGTGAGAGTTACCTCGAGGGGCATTGGCCGCCGAATAAAACTCGCAAGTGTGATATGCTGCGCGTGCTCTGTAACCTCGTTACGGCGCATAAAAAAGTGTATAAATTGACGCGTGCTCGCAAAAAGTGGAAGGTGTCGATGGCGCACCATCTGATCTATTGCTATCCTGGCGATGACGCGATTCTTAGTCGTGCTAGTGCGCGGGTGGCACATTATTTCCTGAACACGTGGATGCTGCGTCGAGTGCGGCGGCACAGTGATTATTTGGCAATTAATTATTACTTTGCCCGGCGGATTTATGGCTATCGGGCGCATGATCCGTATCTGAAGGTCAGTGATCTTGGTTGGGATATGCAGCCGGATAAATTGCAGTATCTACTGGAGGATGTGGCCGAGCGCTATCAATTGCCAATTATGATTACTGAGAATGGGCTGGCGGACGGCACTGATAGTCAACGGCAGTGGTGGCTGACCGAGACGATCAAAGCGATGCACGAGGCGCTGAAGCGTGATATTAAGCTAATCGGTTATTTACACTGGAGCCTGCTCGATAATTTTGAATGGGACAAGGGATACTGGCCAAAGTTTGGTCTGGTGGCAGTCGATCGGCAGACCATGGCCCGGACGGTACGGCCAAGCGCACGCTGGTTTGCGGCGGTGATCAAGAAGCTGCGGAAGTGATTTGTCTCGCATAAGCTGACTCTGGGGCTGAGGGGCACTGGTGAGATGGTGTTCTGCTATCGTGTTATGCCACTAGACTTTTCCACAGAATCGTGGAAAAGTTTTTGTTTGATAGGGAAATGGGTAGAAAGTGGGTAAAAAGGCTTGCATGTGGGTAGTTGTGGGTAGTATAGTGGAATCAGTGGAACGAATGTTGGCGGGTAACACCAACCAAAACAAACATCCACTACGAAAAACCAACTAATCTACCACGGAGGAAGGACGACGTGCAGACAGATTACTTTGAGCGAAAGTTGGACGACAAGCGGCGCTTGACGATCCCGGCCGAGCTCAGGGCAGAGTTTGCGTCCGGCGTCGTGTTGACCCGCGGGTTTGGCAACTATCTTCACTTGTATCCACAGCAAGTCTGGGATCGGGAAGTGGAGGGCGCGCTGACCGGAAGTATTCTGGATGAGCGCGTGGCCGACCTGAACGTCAAGTTTCGCCGCGGTAAAACCGCCTCGGCGCTCGACCAGAAACAGGGGCGAGTGACGATTGAACAGCATTTACTCGACTATGCTGGCATTGACCGGGAAGTCGTGGCGGTGCGGGCGGGCGCGTATTTTCGGCTGATGGCGGCTGAGAATGCGGATTGATTAGCTGGTCTAGTACTTTAACAATTTGAAAACCTCTCGAGATCAACTATCTGGGTATTTGAAGATGGCAGGTGGCAATTTGCTCCACGATAAAAACGGCAACGTTCTTTCCTCAAAACACCTCCCAAAAAACTCCACCTCACACATAAGTCTCTTTTGGAAACTATGGTTGTCACCGACAATCAATTATTTCCACTCTTAGACAACAAAAACAAACAAAACACAAATACAAAATAGCCAGAATTAAATATCCAGTTAGGTGATCTCGAGCATTGCTATACGTTGTGGTGTCAGCCGCGGCGATTTGTCGAGATTTACTCCTCTTTACGCGCCAGGCGACTTAAGGTCGCTTGGGCTGCAATCGCTGTACGGAGATAAATCTCGAAAATCTTGCACCTGACTGCTACAATAAAGCAATGATGAGTATTAAAGAACATCCACCACAGTCGGAAGCGCTTCAAGTGAGCGAACCGATTCATGTTCCCGTACTCCTTGAGGTGACCTTGGATAGGTTGCGGCCAGCCAGAGGCGAGAGGTATCTCGACCTGACGGCTGGCTACGGCGGCCATGCCAGGGAATTCTTACAGAGGACGGATAATTACTTGGGCGCAGTGCTGGTTGATCGTGATGATAACGCGATTAACACGCTGGGCGATTTGGCTGAAAAAGGCGCTATGCTGATTCACAAGGATTTTGTGAGCGCAGCGCAGGATTTGGTCAAGCAGGGACGTACATTTGACGTGATTTTGGCTGATTTGGGGGTGTCGTCACCGCAGCTTGACAGAGCAGAGAGAGGTTTTTCGTTTCGGTTTGACGGGCCGCTGGATATGCGGATGGATAATCGGACGGAAATCACAGCAGCGGATATCGTCAATTCGTATTCGGTTGATGAACTGACGCGGCTGATTACTCGTTACGGTGAGGAAAATCCCGGACGGGCCAGGCGGATTGCGCAGGCAATTGTTAGCGCCAGGCCGATTCGGAGAACGACCGAGCTGGCTGATCTGATCAAGCACACTGTCGGTCGCGGCGGGATGAAACATCATCCGGCGACTCGCACCTTTCAGGCACTGCGCATTGAGGTCAATCGCGAACTTCGGCTGGTTGAAGAATTATTGCCGCTGCTGCCACGCCTTCTTAACCAGGGCGGGCGCGTTGGAATAATTAGCTTTCATAGCTTGGAGGATCGATTGGTCAAGCGATATTTCTGGGAGCAAGCAGCTGCCGGCTACGAGGCCGAGCTGAGCGTCCCAGAGAAAAAACCGGTGTCTGGAACAGAAGATGTTCACAATCCGCGCAGTCGAAGCGCTCAGTTTCGCTACGCCGTAAAAACATAAACAAAAAAAGGAGGGCGACATCATGCCAATCCACATCAAAGTACAATTCCAGGATGCAGAAGCAGCTGAGACCGTTGCGGTACGCCGCGGCTAAGTAAGCTCGCTTGATAGTTTTCCCGGAAAAAGTATGCAAGCTCGGCGGCTCGCTCTCCTAGGGTGAGGGCGGGCCGGCCGGCTGTGTTTTCCGTGTCTTTATGATGCGCCACCAAAAGCATTAAACCGTAACAAATTAAACACACACAGAAATTATTTATGCACACACGCTCATCCACCACATTTACGCCGCGTCGTCCTGGGCCGCAGCTTCGCCGTAACCAGAATGCTACTCGTTTTCGATCACAGACCAAGCTCGGGCCAGTGGCGCATACGGTGCTGGTGGCGCTGATGATCATGGTGCTGGGGCTGGTGTACTTGACGCAGGCGACCAAGACGACGGCCTATGGTTACGAGGCGGAGGGGCTGGATTCGCAGCTGAATGAGCTGGCGACGAAAAAGTCAGAGCTAGAGGTGCAGAATGCGCGGCTGACGGCGCTCGAAAAGGTCAAGCACAGCAATGTTGCATCGGCGATGAAAACACCGACGCAGACGAACTATGCTCGCTAGCCTGGGGGTGAAAGTGGTACAATAGGACAAGCGGTATGAAACGTCACTTAACGCAATCTCGAACCGGCGTACTCGCTATCATTCTGTTGGGGATGATGGCGATTTTTGTGATGCGGCTGTTTTATCTACAGGTCATCAAGCACAGCGAATACGTATCACTGGCGCAGGCTAGCCAGCAGCGGCATTTCATCATTCCGGCCGAGCGGGGCAAGCTATATATGATGGATGGTGGTACGGCCGTCCCCGTGGTGCTTAACCAAACGGTCTATACGGTGATCGCTGATCCGCAGACGGTCAAGCAAGAGCAGCGTCAGCAAATTATCGCGGCGCTACAGGAAATCGCGGGCGGCGAGGTAGTGAGTGACGCGGCCAAGCGGCTGGAGCGCACCACCTCTCGCTACGAAGTGTTGGCGCGCAACATCACGCGCACCCAGGCCGAGAAGTTAAAGGCCAAGGATTTTGTCGGTATCTTGTACCAAAAGGGCTCGATTCGTAACTACCCAGAGGGGCAGTTGGCAGCGCAGGTGCTAGGCTTTGTGAATGCCGAGGGCAAGGGTCAGTATGGGGTCGAGGGGGCGCTGAATGATAAACTGAAGGGTCGTGATGGCCTCCTCAAAACAGTGGCGGATGTGCGTAATGTGCCGCTGACGCTGAGCAAAGACAATGTGCGTGTCGAGGCGAAGTCGGGCGAGAATGTGGCGCTGTCGATTGATCGAAATGTGCAGAGTCACGCCGAAGAAGCGCTCAAACGAGGGATCGAAAAGGCCGGCGCGACCGAGGGCAGCGTGATGGTGATGAATCCGAATAATGGGCAAGTGCTGGCGATGGCCAATTATCCGACGTATAATCCCGTTGAGTATGCCAAGCAGAAAGACGCAGCGGTATTTAGTAATGCAAC of Candidatus Nanosynbacter lyticus contains these proteins:
- the rsmH gene encoding 16S rRNA (cytosine(1402)-N(4))-methyltransferase RsmH, encoding MMSIKEHPPQSEALQVSEPIHVPVLLEVTLDRLRPARGERYLDLTAGYGGHAREFLQRTDNYLGAVLVDRDDNAINTLGDLAEKGAMLIHKDFVSAAQDLVKQGRTFDVILADLGVSSPQLDRAERGFSFRFDGPLDMRMDNRTEITAADIVNSYSVDELTRLITRYGEENPGRARRIAQAIVSARPIRRTTELADLIKHTVGRGGMKHHPATRTFQALRIEVNRELRLVEELLPLLPRLLNQGGRVGIISFHSLEDRLVKRYFWEQAAAGYEAELSVPEKKPVSGTEDVHNPRSRSAQFRYAVKT
- a CDS encoding Kiwa anti-phage protein KwaB-like domain-containing protein: MEEVRETTDIFLWANQTDAKKNDLQIELFLFNKNYTPYFMPLKGDVEQQLRPLFLFDYINQVNLGAGTGLSVRDYELSEAEDNVLLRTDLDKVGRAETLIHLIEHERGDIVEFSETEHEFKRMKGVIARFTDPNDPEKIFYTVKLIQQGQTLKSALAWEFSDGKFGAFKAEVGFKVPDDNQVLIIGQDIFAFNPSKFERMFGYEYKKQVIADKKVAEIEKQYKLSFPEGLDLNALVKERKKTINKLQKLEIGEVKQEQVLDYADEMQLELMSDDNGAIIIMDGNDLDMFVNLINEDYIESKITGKRYEIKSKKLLGEPEGEPPRG
- a CDS encoding HAD family hydrolase → MSLNLFLDLDRTLFRTSELDAAEWGLLGRQFGIDSEVELARRTDFHVRTEKAYYYDFAAHVRAAGLGEEAVFAFLLQSTLADGRMEYDGVAEVVAWARQRGTVHVLTYGPANYQRFKAALCPSLEGTEIITTLQPKGDYFREQCPTGEVWMVDDKPIGGDLPDNVRFIQTAEYNGIAVPEHPAWPVATALGQIPEIVDRYELSN
- a CDS encoding type III PLP-dependent enzyme domain-containing protein, which produces MNFPIDQLPKVLDTPSFVYSRRMLEERARQALACRVPFGLTVRYAAKANSHPEIIRLFDELGLQFDASSSYEAALLLKQGVSGSTISLSSQQPAHNLDELLQAGVRYVATSLRQLELVASSPYRPNTVGLRLNPGMGSGHNNRTMTGGVNSSFGLWHAYTEQALELARRHDIMIDRLHIHIGSGADPRLWGEAMDAALALVRRLPEVTTLDIGGGFKVHRFGDEQEADLTAICEVFSQKLAQFAEETGRRLHLEIEPGTWLVAHAGVLVAEVVDIVDTGADGHTFLRLDTGMNDITRPGMYGAQHEMMILPGREEQREYIVVGHCCETGDILTPAPSNPENLASRRLARAEIGDKLVIFDAGAYCQSMSLKQYNAYPDAGTYFID
- a CDS encoding division/cell wall cluster transcriptional repressor MraZ, giving the protein MQTDYFERKLDDKRRLTIPAELRAEFASGVVLTRGFGNYLHLYPQQVWDREVEGALTGSILDERVADLNVKFRRGKTASALDQKQGRVTIEQHLLDYAGIDREVVAVRAGAYFRLMAAENAD
- a CDS encoding glycoside hydrolase family 1 protein, producing MTTKQSERIVFPKKFLWGVATSAHQVEGGLVNQWTTWELEHAKRLSVQAPHQFGDLDSWPRIKKEATRPDNYVSGRGVDHYHRYEEDFAILKSLNMNAFRFCIEWARIEPQEGAWDAAAIAHYRTYLRTLKKMGITPVVTLFHFTLPEWFMAKGGFEKRRNIKYFVYYVEKVLSELGRDIEWIVTINEPTVYAGESYLEGHWPPNKTRKCDMLRVLCNLVTAHKKVYKLTRARKKWKVSMAHHLIYCYPGDDAILSRASARVAHYFLNTWMLRRVRRHSDYLAINYYFARRIYGYRAHDPYLKVSDLGWDMQPDKLQYLLEDVAERYQLPIMITENGLADGTDSQRQWWLTETIKAMHEALKRDIKLIGYLHWSLLDNFEWDKGYWPKFGLVAVDRQTMARTVRPSARWFAAVIKKLRK
- a CDS encoding ribonuclease H family protein — translated: MTIYYTDGSASPNPGPGGFAVIRDLEPWILGSEDGETTNIRMEGKALIAALQDADGVPCVIYTDSEFWINVVTKWAPGWEKRGWTKKGGEIKNLDIVQELYELYVQSQAELRWVRGHEGDEGNELADEWANRARLGERL
- a CDS encoding ATP-dependent DNA helicase, with product MDQELALAILMSGRSALLTGAAGTGKTHLLNTFIAQARDQGKKVSVTATTGLAATHLGGNTIHSWSGTGVSDQLANNFFDRLSKTRREVITKTDVLIIDEISMLHDFRLDMVDRVLRGVRENDQPFGGVQLVMSGDFFQLPPINRPGEQGGGFVVYSEAWQELQPAVLYLERQYRQNDEQLLKILTALRHDDIRRHHAETLLARTEVQPPDGDITELHTVNVDVDAINSQKLAELVGEERTYQQTTTGSKVYVESLQRSVLAPSELVLKPGALVMAVKNSPQKLYANGSIGTVVDFEPLTDYPIVEFRSGQQVTMVPDVWELRDGERKRASISQVPLRLAWAVTVHKSQGMTLDAARIDLRKAFVEGMGYVALSRVRDLDNLYLYGINRKALEVSPDALAIDEVLQRASDEAAKHYRPMLEDMKRKQSVPKKSGKKPQSASWQQKIAKMRETHPKAYMPWEKADDDILKQEFLQGATIQQLSQKLGRHEGSIRMRLQKHFGEDVVQ